In Pedobacter heparinus DSM 2366, the following are encoded in one genomic region:
- a CDS encoding dihydrolipoamide acetyltransferase family protein: MAQYELLLPKMGESVAEATIIKWVKQPGELIEMDDTVLEIATDKVDSEVPSPIAGRLVKQLFKEDDIVQVGAVIAIIETDADAPVVAEQAVETPAAVSVPEAEPVTANIPGMEQLPADFVSDRFYSPLVKNIALQEGITVEELDTISGTGAEGRLTKDDLLNYIQNGKKTGDVSREEEVKPVAQQSAVAQPLKVQPTQAAASISGGDEIIEMDRMRKLIAEHMVMSKQTSPHVTSFVEADVTNMVLWREKVKRDFEKRENEKITFTPIFVEAVSRAIKDFPMINVSVNGNQIIKKKDINIGMAAALPSGNLIVPVIKNADELNLLGLTKAVNDLASRARASKLKPDETQNGTFTLTNVGSFGNVMGTPIINQPQVAILAVGAIKKKPAVLETEAGDVIAIRHIMFLSLSYDHRVVDGALGGSFVRRVADYLEKWDLNREI; the protein is encoded by the coding sequence ATGGCTCAATACGAATTATTGTTACCTAAAATGGGGGAGAGCGTTGCGGAAGCAACCATAATTAAATGGGTTAAACAACCGGGTGAACTGATTGAGATGGATGACACTGTTTTGGAGATTGCCACGGATAAAGTAGATTCTGAAGTCCCATCGCCAATAGCGGGTAGATTAGTAAAGCAATTATTTAAAGAAGACGATATTGTACAGGTAGGTGCCGTAATTGCGATTATAGAAACGGATGCCGATGCCCCGGTAGTTGCTGAGCAGGCAGTTGAAACTCCTGCAGCAGTAAGCGTACCTGAGGCGGAGCCAGTTACAGCAAACATACCGGGGATGGAACAGCTTCCTGCTGATTTTGTCTCAGACCGTTTTTATTCGCCCCTGGTAAAAAATATTGCATTACAGGAGGGAATAACTGTTGAAGAATTGGATACAATTAGCGGAACCGGTGCTGAAGGGCGTTTAACTAAAGATGATTTATTGAACTATATTCAAAACGGGAAAAAAACTGGCGATGTAAGCAGAGAGGAAGAAGTGAAGCCCGTAGCCCAGCAGTCTGCAGTCGCACAACCCCTAAAAGTTCAGCCAACTCAGGCAGCGGCAAGTATAAGTGGTGGTGATGAGATCATTGAGATGGACAGGATGCGTAAGTTAATTGCCGAACACATGGTAATGAGCAAACAGACCTCTCCGCATGTAACCTCTTTTGTAGAAGCAGATGTAACCAATATGGTACTATGGCGTGAAAAGGTAAAAAGGGATTTTGAGAAGCGTGAAAACGAGAAGATCACCTTTACGCCCATATTTGTGGAAGCGGTAAGCAGGGCGATCAAAGATTTTCCGATGATCAATGTATCGGTAAACGGAAATCAGATCATTAAGAAAAAAGATATCAATATCGGTATGGCAGCTGCATTACCAAGTGGTAACCTGATTGTGCCGGTAATAAAAAATGCGGATGAGCTGAACCTGCTGGGTTTAACAAAAGCGGTTAACGACCTGGCCAGCCGTGCCCGGGCCTCGAAATTAAAGCCTGATGAAACGCAAAACGGCACTTTCACCTTAACCAATGTGGGTTCTTTTGGTAATGTAATGGGCACACCGATCATTAATCAGCCGCAGGTAGCTATATTGGCTGTGGGTGCCATTAAAAAGAAACCAGCGGTGTTGGAAACGGAAGCTGGTGATGTGATTGCGATCAGGCATATCATGTTCCTTTCTTTATCTTATGACCACAGGGTTGTTGACGGGGCCCTTGGGGGTTCATTCGTACGCCGGGTGGCCGATTACCTGGAAAAATGGGACCTTAACAGAGAAATATAG